Proteins from one Streptomyces sp. NBC_00289 genomic window:
- a CDS encoding PLP-dependent aminotransferase family protein yields MAQWTSAVGAAQLARLLNSQQDRPAGPGTRRPPAYRALADGIRLLVLEGRVPVGARLPAERELALALSVSRTTVAAAYEALRTEGFLESRRGAGSWTAVPAGNPLPARGLEPLPPEALGSMIDLGCAALPAPEPWLTRAVQGALEELPPYAHTHGDYPAGLPALRSMIAERYTARGIPTMPEQIMVTTGAMGAIDAICHLFAGRGERIAVESPSYANILQLMREAGARLVPVAMAEGLTGWDLDRWRQVLRDSAPRLAYVVADFHNPTGALADDDQRRQLVEAARSAGTVLVTDETMSELWLDADVEMPRPVCAYDAAGSTVVTVGSASKAFWAGMRIGWVRAAPDVIRSLVAARAYADLGTPVVEQLAVNWLFSTGGWEQAVDVRRTQARDNREALVAAVRRELPDWEFEVPKGGLTLWVRTGGLSGSRLAEVGERVGVRVPSGPRFGVDGAFEGYVRLPFTVGGAVAEEAAVRLAAAARLVESGGAGGGEAPRTFVA; encoded by the coding sequence TGCTCGAAGGGCGCGTCCCGGTGGGCGCCCGGCTGCCCGCCGAACGCGAACTGGCGCTCGCCCTCTCCGTCAGCCGCACCACCGTCGCCGCCGCCTACGAGGCGCTGCGCACCGAGGGCTTCCTGGAATCCCGGCGCGGCGCCGGCAGCTGGACCGCCGTACCGGCCGGCAATCCGCTGCCGGCGCGCGGGCTGGAGCCGCTGCCGCCCGAGGCGCTGGGCTCGATGATCGATCTCGGCTGTGCGGCGCTGCCCGCGCCCGAGCCGTGGCTGACCCGCGCGGTCCAGGGCGCGCTGGAGGAACTCCCGCCCTACGCCCACACGCACGGGGACTATCCGGCCGGGCTGCCCGCCCTGCGCTCGATGATCGCCGAGCGCTACACCGCGCGCGGGATCCCCACCATGCCCGAGCAGATCATGGTGACGACCGGGGCGATGGGCGCGATCGACGCGATCTGCCACCTGTTCGCTGGCCGGGGGGAGCGCATCGCCGTCGAGTCCCCCTCGTACGCCAACATCCTCCAGCTGATGCGGGAGGCCGGCGCGCGGTTGGTGCCCGTCGCCATGGCCGAGGGGCTGACCGGCTGGGACCTGGACCGCTGGCGCCAGGTGCTGCGGGACTCCGCGCCGCGCCTCGCCTACGTCGTCGCCGACTTCCACAACCCCACCGGCGCGCTCGCCGACGACGACCAGCGGCGCCAACTGGTGGAGGCGGCCCGGTCGGCCGGGACCGTGCTGGTCACCGACGAGACGATGAGCGAGCTGTGGCTGGACGCCGACGTCGAGATGCCGCGACCCGTCTGCGCCTACGACGCGGCCGGATCGACGGTCGTGACCGTCGGGTCGGCCAGCAAGGCGTTCTGGGCGGGGATGCGCATCGGATGGGTGCGGGCGGCACCGGACGTGATCCGCAGCCTGGTCGCCGCCCGTGCGTACGCCGACCTGGGCACGCCCGTGGTGGAGCAGCTCGCGGTCAACTGGCTGTTCAGCACCGGGGGATGGGAACAGGCCGTGGACGTACGGCGGACCCAGGCGCGGGACAACCGGGAGGCGCTCGTGGCCGCGGTGCGGCGGGAGCTGCCGGACTGGGAGTTCGAGGTCCCGAAGGGCGGACTCACGCTCTGGGTGCGGACCGGAGGGCTGTCCGGTTCGCGGCTCGCCGAGGTGGGGGAGCGGGTCGGGGTGCGGGTGCCGTCGGGGCCCCGGTTCGGCGTCGACGGGGCGTTCGAGGGTTATGTGCGACTGCCGTTCACCGTCGGCGGCGCGGTGGCGGAGGAGGCGGCGGTCCGCCTGGCGGCCGCGGCACGCCTGGTGGAGAGCGGCGGCGCCGGCGGTGGCGAGGCGCCCCGGACGTTCGTGGCCTGA
- a CDS encoding ATP-binding protein — MVRRPLPRILSTGSAQIARSRELARTAADSATDVLHPLITVTRGLRRLASAGRRRWAETPKDKRGPLLFLVASVVLVVALAPYGPLLAAITLMAAAAWHGRDRKPSAPEGPDDTQTQRLQSLYDALVPHFSAAEDPAPLYAHGGGWEDAFPAFEFDDSGRVTHLEIRYPAYFTDGEAESRTRIEQLLHAKSGRGREYHFGWDEEGNQLTVTVLPPLPTDIAAQRFVTAPGETVLGFTDPTEVQRTLPLSYGEEQRDVPPVVWRTGIRSTEPHLLVMGHPGSGTSTLLRSVALQALQYGDVVIVEGGGSGEYACLTGRDAVLAVECGLAGALASLEWASHETERRLIAVNRARQAGHPTPEDTKRPLWILLDRPSAFTHLASTDGRKDPQSLLQVPLRHGRAVNVTVVVAEQFDSADVLSDAVRQHTRARVVLGPATAEQLEAVLGASPPTTPVPQLPPGRGYARLGTGPVHRLQVPATPDPYDEATSDTDREAVLALLPPRTTPADAEQLVEQVPEPERDPVPTEAVATEAVGAETA; from the coding sequence GTGGTCCGGCGCCCCCTCCCCCGCATCCTGAGCACAGGCAGCGCGCAGATCGCCCGGAGCCGGGAGCTGGCCCGGACGGCGGCGGACAGCGCCACCGACGTCCTCCACCCACTGATCACGGTCACCCGCGGTCTGCGCCGGCTGGCATCCGCCGGGCGGCGCAGGTGGGCCGAGACCCCCAAGGACAAGCGCGGACCGCTGCTTTTCCTGGTGGCCTCGGTGGTCCTGGTCGTGGCACTCGCGCCGTACGGCCCGCTGCTCGCCGCCATCACGCTGATGGCGGCGGCAGCCTGGCACGGCCGCGACCGCAAGCCGTCGGCGCCCGAGGGGCCGGACGACACGCAGACACAACGACTCCAGTCGCTGTACGACGCGCTCGTCCCCCACTTCTCGGCCGCCGAGGATCCTGCACCCCTGTACGCCCACGGCGGCGGGTGGGAGGACGCCTTCCCCGCCTTCGAGTTCGACGACTCGGGGCGCGTCACCCACCTCGAGATCCGCTACCCGGCCTACTTCACCGACGGCGAGGCGGAGTCCCGCACGCGGATCGAGCAGTTGCTGCACGCCAAGTCGGGCCGCGGCCGCGAATACCACTTCGGGTGGGACGAGGAGGGCAACCAGCTCACCGTCACCGTCCTGCCGCCGCTGCCCACCGACATTGCGGCGCAGCGCTTCGTCACGGCACCCGGCGAGACGGTGCTCGGCTTCACCGACCCCACCGAGGTCCAGCGCACGCTCCCGCTCTCGTACGGCGAGGAGCAGCGCGACGTCCCGCCCGTCGTGTGGCGCACGGGCATCCGCTCCACCGAACCCCACCTGCTGGTCATGGGTCATCCCGGCAGCGGGACGTCCACCCTGCTGCGCTCCGTCGCCCTGCAGGCCCTCCAGTACGGCGATGTGGTGATCGTCGAGGGAGGTGGCAGCGGCGAGTACGCCTGCCTGACCGGACGGGACGCCGTCCTGGCGGTCGAGTGCGGGCTGGCCGGGGCGCTGGCGAGCCTGGAGTGGGCCTCCCACGAGACGGAGCGCCGTCTCATCGCCGTCAACCGTGCGCGCCAGGCGGGCCACCCGACGCCGGAGGACACCAAGCGGCCCCTGTGGATCCTCCTCGACCGCCCGAGCGCCTTCACCCACCTGGCCTCGACCGACGGCCGCAAGGACCCGCAGTCCCTGCTCCAGGTCCCCCTGCGGCACGGTCGCGCGGTGAACGTGACGGTGGTCGTGGCCGAACAGTTCGACAGTGCGGACGTCCTGAGCGACGCCGTACGGCAGCACACGCGCGCGCGTGTGGTCCTCGGCCCCGCCACGGCCGAGCAGCTGGAGGCGGTCCTGGGCGCGTCCCCGCCCACGACCCCGGTCCCGCAGCTGCCCCCCGGCCGCGGCTACGCCCGCCTGGGCACCGGCCCGGTCCACCGCCTCCAGGTGCCGGCCACCCCGGACCCGTACGACGAGGCGACGAGTGACACCGACCGCGAGGCGGTACTGGCGCTCCTGCCGCCCCGCACCACCCCGGCGGACGCGGAACAGCTGGTGGAACAGGTACCGGAGCCGGAACGGGACCCGGTCCCGACGGAGGCGGTCGCGACGGAAGCGGTGGGCGCGGAGACCGCGTAG
- a CDS encoding ankyrin repeat domain-containing protein: MSEAPDPEVVELATKIFDLARKGQTEALVAYVDAGVPANLTNDRGDSLVMLAAYHGHADAVRALLARGAEADRINDRGQTPLAGAVFKGETDVIRALIEAGADPAAGTPSAVDTARMFGKADLLELFGVS; encoded by the coding sequence ATGAGTGAAGCCCCCGACCCCGAGGTCGTGGAGCTCGCGACCAAGATCTTCGACCTGGCCCGCAAGGGTCAGACCGAGGCACTCGTGGCGTACGTCGACGCGGGCGTACCGGCCAACCTCACCAACGACCGCGGCGACTCCCTCGTGATGCTCGCCGCCTACCACGGCCACGCCGACGCGGTGCGGGCCCTGCTCGCCCGGGGCGCCGAGGCCGACCGGATCAACGACCGGGGCCAGACTCCGCTCGCCGGGGCCGTCTTCAAGGGGGAGACCGACGTGATCAGGGCCCTGATCGAGGCCGGTGCCGACCCGGCCGCCGGCACCCCGTCGGCCGTCGACACGGCCCGGATGTTCGGTAAGGCAGACCTTCTCGAATTGTTCGGCGTCAGCTGA